A genomic stretch from Streptomyces fungicidicus includes:
- a CDS encoding oxygenase MpaB family protein, whose protein sequence is MTARTEPEPLAPESILWDVAGDVRLLLSLPAATVLQVAHPAVGAGVDDHSVFRTDPWGRAERSLHSLQLWVYGGDRAVEEGRRLRRLHRNISGTDSHGRPYHALTPAHYAWVHATAYPVFLRAARYLSRPFTPEEERRLYGELLQLGRILGIADRDMPPTPEAFWRYFDTMVAGELERTAVVGELLDPGRPVPVPPGAGPLLRRVWPLLGPAVARLQVFVTAGLLPPTVRDRLGVTWTPRQERRLRGLGAVVRTVFPLLPERLRYLPLARAARSAARRPEAGSGAVRK, encoded by the coding sequence ATGACGGCCCGGACCGAACCGGAACCGCTCGCACCGGAAAGTATCCTGTGGGACGTCGCGGGCGACGTACGGCTGCTGCTCTCGCTGCCGGCCGCCACCGTTCTGCAGGTGGCCCACCCCGCGGTCGGCGCCGGCGTCGACGACCACTCCGTCTTCCGCACCGACCCCTGGGGGCGCGCGGAACGCTCGCTGCACTCCCTCCAGCTGTGGGTATACGGCGGGGACCGGGCGGTCGAGGAGGGCCGGCGGCTGCGCAGGCTGCACAGGAACATCAGCGGCACCGACAGTCACGGCCGCCCCTACCACGCCCTCACCCCCGCCCACTACGCCTGGGTGCACGCGACCGCCTACCCGGTCTTCCTGCGCGCCGCGCGCTACCTCTCCCGCCCGTTCACGCCCGAGGAGGAGCGCCGCCTCTACGGCGAACTGCTCCAGCTCGGGCGGATCCTCGGCATCGCCGACCGCGACATGCCGCCCACGCCCGAGGCGTTCTGGCGCTACTTCGACACGATGGTCGCCGGTGAACTGGAGCGGACGGCCGTAGTCGGTGAACTGCTCGACCCGGGCCGGCCGGTGCCGGTGCCGCCCGGCGCGGGCCCGCTGCTGCGCCGGGTCTGGCCGCTGCTTGGCCCCGCTGTGGCCCGGCTGCAGGTCTTCGTCACCGCAGGGCTCCTGCCGCCCACCGTCCGTGACCGTCTCGGCGTGACCTGGACGCCCCGGCAGGAGCGGAGGCTGCGGGGTCTCGGAGCAGTCGTGCGCACCGTGTTCCCGCTGCTGCCCGAGCGGCTGCGCTATCTGCCCCTGGCCCGCGCCGCCCGCTCGGCCGCACGCCGCCCGGAAGCGGGATCGGGGGCCGTCCGGAAATAA
- a CDS encoding TetR family transcriptional regulator: MHDVKEKGAAQGGLRERKKRATRAALAEAAVRLAAEHGAEKVTVEAISAAAGVSVRTFFNYFDTRDDAFVVIDADAGARIRRSVREAPAALSPLEALRDAMAAELAEAEQQHELWRLHAQVLHASPHLLVRTLGAHLADETGLAEAVAARIRAGGPVTAEPASASASDEERRGALDLYPRLLAGVASTAVRTSVEHWCARPEEAGFLDVFQEVFALLAAGLPAPPA; the protein is encoded by the coding sequence ATGCACGATGTGAAGGAGAAGGGTGCCGCGCAGGGCGGGCTGCGCGAGCGGAAGAAGCGGGCGACGCGTGCCGCGCTCGCCGAGGCGGCGGTGCGGCTGGCCGCCGAACACGGGGCCGAGAAGGTCACCGTCGAGGCGATCAGCGCGGCGGCCGGAGTGTCCGTACGGACCTTCTTCAACTACTTCGACACGCGTGACGACGCCTTCGTCGTGATCGACGCGGACGCGGGCGCGCGGATCCGCCGCTCCGTGCGCGAGGCGCCGGCCGCACTCTCCCCGCTGGAGGCCCTGCGCGACGCCATGGCGGCGGAACTCGCCGAGGCCGAGCAGCAGCACGAGCTGTGGCGGCTGCACGCCCAAGTGCTGCACGCCTCACCGCACCTGCTGGTCCGCACGCTGGGCGCGCATCTGGCGGACGAGACCGGACTGGCCGAGGCCGTCGCCGCGCGCATCCGGGCGGGCGGGCCGGTGACGGCCGAGCCCGCGTCCGCGTCCGCGAGCGACGAGGAACGGCGCGGCGCGCTCGACCTGTACCCGCGGCTGCTGGCCGGGGTGGCGAGCACCGCGGTGCGCACCAGCGTGGAGCACTGGTGCGCCCGGCCGGAGGAAGCCGGCTTCCTCGACGTCTTCCAGGAGGTGTTCGCCCTCCTCGCCGCCGGTCTTCCGGCGCCCCCCGCGTAA
- a CDS encoding MDR family MFS transporter, translating to MTHRQILQAMSGLMAGMFVAILAGTVVANALPTIIADLGASQSSYTWVVTSELLAMTATVPLWGKLSDLFNKKLLLQLSLGMFVVGSLLAGFSHGVGLLIFSRVVQGIGAGGLTALAQVVMASIIPPRQLGKYAGIFGAVFAVGTVAGPLVGGVLVDTSWLGWRWCFFIGVPFALLAIALLQRTLRLPTTRREVRIDWLGAFLIVAGVCALLIWVSLAGNEFPWASWQTAALAGGGVLLLAAAVLVEARTPEPVIPLGIFRNRTVSLTTVASLLVGVAMFGGTVFLSQYFQVSLGKSPTVAGLMSLPMIMGLLVSSTVAGQVISSTGKWKRYLVAGAVVMAAGLAMLSTIDAGTHFGLLSLYMAVLGIGVGMLMQNLVLAAQNDVPAAELGAATSVLSFFRSMGGTIGVSVLGAILANRVADETTAGLKEAGIAVAAGEGGGGGESSVPDMSTLPAPMRGIIEHAYAVATADLFLIATPFALLALVAVVFLKEKPLKTTSGMERLAEESAAAGAATGTVADKDRTTPVA from the coding sequence ATGACCCACCGGCAGATACTCCAGGCCATGTCCGGCCTGATGGCCGGCATGTTCGTCGCGATCCTGGCCGGCACCGTCGTGGCCAACGCGCTGCCCACGATCATCGCCGACCTGGGCGCCAGCCAGTCCTCGTACACCTGGGTCGTCACCTCCGAACTGCTCGCCATGACGGCGACGGTGCCCCTGTGGGGCAAGCTGTCCGACCTCTTCAACAAGAAGCTGCTGCTCCAGCTCTCGCTGGGCATGTTCGTCGTCGGCTCGCTGCTGGCGGGCTTCTCCCACGGCGTCGGCCTGCTGATCTTCAGCCGCGTCGTGCAGGGCATCGGCGCCGGCGGTCTCACCGCCCTCGCGCAGGTCGTGATGGCCTCCATCATCCCGCCCCGCCAACTCGGCAAGTACGCCGGTATCTTCGGCGCCGTCTTCGCGGTGGGCACGGTGGCGGGGCCGCTGGTCGGCGGCGTGCTGGTCGACACCTCCTGGCTGGGCTGGCGCTGGTGCTTCTTCATCGGCGTGCCCTTCGCGCTGCTCGCCATCGCGCTGCTCCAGCGCACGCTGCGGCTGCCCACGACACGGCGCGAGGTCCGCATCGACTGGCTCGGCGCGTTCCTGATCGTCGCCGGTGTCTGCGCCCTGCTCATCTGGGTGTCGCTGGCCGGCAACGAGTTCCCGTGGGCGTCCTGGCAGACCGCGGCCCTCGCGGGCGGCGGCGTGCTGCTGCTCGCCGCGGCGGTCCTGGTGGAGGCCCGCACCCCCGAGCCGGTCATCCCGCTCGGCATCTTCCGCAACCGCACGGTGAGCCTGACCACCGTCGCCAGCCTCCTGGTCGGTGTCGCCATGTTCGGCGGCACCGTCTTCCTCTCGCAGTACTTCCAGGTCTCCCTGGGCAAGTCGCCGACCGTCGCCGGCCTGATGAGCCTGCCCATGATCATGGGTCTGCTGGTCTCGTCCACCGTCGCCGGACAGGTGATCAGCAGCACCGGCAAGTGGAAGCGGTACCTGGTGGCGGGAGCGGTCGTCATGGCCGCCGGTCTCGCGATGCTCTCCACGATCGACGCCGGCACCCACTTCGGACTGCTCAGCCTCTACATGGCGGTGCTCGGGATCGGCGTCGGCATGCTGATGCAGAACCTGGTGCTCGCCGCCCAGAACGACGTGCCCGCCGCCGAACTGGGCGCCGCCACCTCCGTGCTGTCCTTCTTCCGCAGCATGGGCGGCACCATCGGCGTCAGCGTGCTCGGCGCGATCCTCGCCAACCGGGTCGCCGACGAGACGACCGCCGGGCTGAAGGAGGCCGGCATCGCCGTGGCGGCCGGCGAGGGCGGAGGCGGCGGCGAGAGCAGCGTCCCGGACATGTCCACGCTGCCCGCGCCGATGCGGGGCATCATCGAGCACGCCTACGCCGTCGCCACCGCCGACCTGTTCCTCATCGCCACTCCGTTCGCGCTGCTCGCCCTGGTCGCCGTCGTGTTCCTGAAGGAGAAGCCGCTGAAGACCACCAGCGGCATGGAGCGCCTCGCCGAGGAGTCCGCCGCCGCGGGCGCCGCCACGGGCACCGTCGCGGACAAGGACCGGACGACCCCGGTCGCCTGA